A window of the Natronomonas salina genome harbors these coding sequences:
- a CDS encoding SPFH domain-containing protein, with protein sequence MFSPLQLGGTILPIAALLLLAVAVVAVYQSVEIVNAYEKRALTVFGEYRKLLEPGINFVPPFVSRTYTFDMRTQTLDVPRQEAITRDNSPVTADAVVYIKVMDAKKAFLEVDDYKKAVSNLAQTTLRAVLGDMELDDTLNKRQQINAKIRKELDEPTDEWGIRVESVEVREVNPSKDVQQAMEQQTSAERKRRAMILEAQGERRSAIEKAEGDKQSNIIRAQGEKQSQILEAQGDAISTVLRARSAESMGERAIIERGMETLEEIGQGESTTFVLPQELTSMLSRYGKHLTGSDAQPQSEILEGLEFDAETRELLGLDDIEEILGQIEAETEMDVEEMEKEAQAIKEGADPADIPDPDEVIAEMDEEMAGGGGTGTGADTPGGTPEADEDRERETESN encoded by the coding sequence ATGTTCAGTCCCCTCCAGCTAGGCGGCACCATCCTCCCAATCGCGGCGCTGCTGTTGCTCGCCGTGGCGGTGGTGGCCGTCTACCAGTCCGTCGAGATCGTCAACGCCTACGAGAAGCGCGCGCTGACGGTCTTCGGCGAGTACCGGAAGCTCCTCGAACCCGGCATCAACTTCGTCCCGCCGTTCGTCTCCCGGACGTACACCTTCGACATGCGGACCCAGACGCTCGACGTGCCGCGGCAGGAGGCGATCACCCGCGACAACTCGCCGGTGACCGCCGACGCCGTCGTCTACATCAAGGTCATGGACGCCAAGAAGGCGTTCCTCGAGGTCGACGACTACAAGAAGGCCGTCTCGAACCTCGCCCAGACCACGCTGCGGGCCGTCCTCGGGGACATGGAGCTCGACGACACGCTGAACAAGCGCCAGCAGATCAACGCCAAGATCCGCAAGGAGCTCGACGAGCCGACCGACGAGTGGGGCATCCGCGTCGAGAGCGTCGAGGTCCGCGAGGTCAATCCCTCGAAGGACGTCCAGCAGGCGATGGAGCAGCAGACCTCGGCCGAACGGAAGCGCCGCGCGATGATCCTCGAGGCGCAGGGCGAACGGCGCTCCGCCATCGAGAAGGCCGAGGGTGACAAGCAGTCCAACATCATCCGCGCGCAGGGGGAGAAGCAGAGCCAGATCCTCGAGGCGCAGGGCGACGCCATCTCGACGGTGCTGCGGGCCCGCTCGGCGGAGTCGATGGGCGAGCGCGCCATCATCGAGCGCGGAATGGAGACCCTCGAGGAGATCGGCCAGGGCGAGTCGACGACGTTCGTGCTGCCCCAGGAGCTCACCTCGATGCTCTCGCGGTACGGCAAGCACCTCACCGGCAGCGACGCCCAGCCGCAGTCGGAGATCCTCGAGGGCCTCGAGTTCGACGCCGAGACCCGCGAACTGCTCGGGCTCGACGACATCGAGGAGATCCTCGGCCAGATCGAGGCCGAGACCGAGATGGACGTCGAGGAGATGGAGAAGGAGGCCCAGGCCATCAAGGAGGGCGCCGACCCCGCCGACATCCCCGACCCCGACGAGGTCATCGCCGAGATGGACGAGGAGATGGCCGGCGGGGGCGGGACCGGGACCGGGGCCGACACCCCCGGCGGGACCCCCGAAGCCGACGAGGACCGCGAGCGCGAGACCGAGTCCAACTGA
- a CDS encoding DUF5789 family protein: MADTKDGREEQARNEENRQLIRAMQEDLARSDEPEPEDVLDDEEYPITGETLREEYAEYEVETEDGSEPLERLLEPAEGESFESPEAVRERLRELASE; this comes from the coding sequence ATGGCCGACACGAAGGACGGACGGGAGGAGCAGGCCCGCAACGAGGAGAACCGCCAGCTGATCCGGGCGATGCAGGAGGACCTCGCGCGGAGCGACGAGCCCGAGCCCGAGGACGTCCTCGACGACGAGGAGTACCCGATCACCGGCGAGACGCTCCGCGAGGAGTACGCCGAGTACGAGGTCGAGACCGAGGACGGCTCGGAGCCCCTCGAGCGCCTCCTCGAACCCGCCGAGGGCGAGTCCTTCGAGTCGCCCGAAGCGGTCCGCGAGCGGCTCCGCGAACTGGCCTCGGAGTAA
- a CDS encoding DUF5789 family protein yields the protein MTERDGGRKTDREGEQSGQGRQTQDDGDDRDGWTPDAEKPQRKGDIETDDPEGSVLEGGTDEYADFQPPLESREFPVTTSELRKEYGEYRVDTDAGSKPLKELLEPADGETFGSPDEVRGRIDKLATR from the coding sequence ATGACAGAGCGAGACGGCGGCCGGAAGACCGACCGCGAGGGCGAGCAGTCGGGCCAGGGCCGACAGACGCAGGACGACGGCGACGACCGCGACGGCTGGACGCCGGACGCCGAGAAGCCCCAGCGAAAGGGCGACATCGAGACCGACGACCCCGAGGGGAGCGTCCTCGAGGGCGGCACCGACGAGTACGCCGACTTCCAGCCGCCGCTGGAGAGCCGGGAGTTCCCGGTGACGACGAGCGAACTCCGCAAGGAGTACGGCGAGTACCGCGTCGACACCGACGCCGGGTCGAAGCCGCTGAAGGAGCTGCTGGAGCCCGCCGACGGCGAGACGTTCGGCTCCCCCGACGAGGTGCGCGGCCGGATCGACAAGCTGGCCACCCGTTGA
- a CDS encoding SAM hydrolase/SAM-dependent halogenase family protein — MITLTSDFGTPYPAAMKGVILKRTDARLVDVGHDFPRQDVRGAAFWLSTTLPEFPPAVHLVVVDPGVGTDRDALVVRAGDHVLVGPDNGVLLPPARALTSGGDGDDYDTDIDAYELEIDDPESSTFHGRDVFAPGAAAVHEAGIDRLPELDGLEPADDVVDLSLPDADVRDDGAAGEVLVVDGFGNVITNVPGEVLDGRETIRVDGDDYPVVPSYAHADEGEAVVTVGSHENVELAVNRSRGDEAFGLAAGDPVELSFRD, encoded by the coding sequence ATGATCACCCTCACCTCCGACTTCGGGACGCCCTACCCCGCGGCCATGAAGGGCGTCATCCTCAAGCGGACCGACGCCCGCCTCGTCGACGTCGGCCACGACTTCCCCCGCCAGGACGTCCGTGGGGCCGCCTTCTGGCTGTCCACCACGCTCCCGGAGTTCCCGCCGGCCGTCCACCTCGTCGTCGTCGACCCCGGCGTCGGCACCGACCGCGACGCGCTCGTCGTCCGCGCCGGCGACCACGTCCTCGTCGGCCCCGACAACGGCGTCCTCCTGCCGCCCGCGCGGGCGCTGACCAGCGGCGGCGACGGCGACGACTACGACACGGACATCGACGCCTACGAACTGGAGATCGACGACCCCGAGAGCTCGACGTTCCACGGCCGCGACGTCTTCGCCCCCGGCGCGGCGGCCGTCCACGAGGCCGGCATCGACCGCCTGCCCGAACTCGACGGCCTCGAGCCCGCCGACGACGTCGTCGACCTCTCGCTGCCCGACGCCGACGTCCGCGACGACGGCGCCGCCGGGGAGGTGCTGGTCGTCGACGGCTTCGGCAACGTCATCACGAACGTCCCCGGCGAGGTCCTCGACGGCCGCGAGACGATCCGCGTCGATGGCGACGACTACCCGGTGGTCCCGTCGTACGCCCACGCGGACGAGGGCGAGGCCGTGGTCACGGTCGGCAGCCACGAGAACGTCGAGCTGGCGGTCAACCGCAGCCGCGGCGACGAGGCGTTCGGCCTCGCGGCCGGCGACCCGGTCGAACTGTCGTTCCGCGACTGA
- a CDS encoding DUF5789 family protein translates to MARNDEERQRERDREETRRPGDDAPDAEAGDSDAVLHEKLREHDYPASADELVEHYGDYEVEATDDSKRLHDVLSAASGETYQSAAEVRTHIEELLQG, encoded by the coding sequence ATGGCGCGCAACGACGAGGAGCGACAGCGCGAGCGCGACCGCGAAGAGACCCGCAGGCCCGGCGACGACGCCCCCGACGCCGAGGCCGGCGACTCCGACGCGGTCCTCCACGAGAAACTCCGGGAACACGACTACCCGGCGTCGGCCGACGAACTCGTCGAGCACTACGGCGACTACGAGGTCGAGGCGACCGACGACTCCAAGCGCCTCCACGACGTGCTGTCGGCGGCCTCCGGCGAGACCTACCAGTCGGCCGCCGAGGTCCGCACGCACATCGAGGAACTGCTGCAAGGCTGA
- a CDS encoding CPBP family intramembrane glutamic endopeptidase encodes MTRWGAFAGITLAVLVLLLLLARASQSVVSGRSAYVTREEGRWLDRLPDGAGHLEAADAPSPTRKSPAESTLEPGPDLSTTALLANVAASHGLFALLLLGGIWLTEVPAAALGVTDAPLSTGPLAVAVGLALGAAISLANTLATGLAEALGTEPADELREMLSPETARGWAVLLLGVLPVIAGFEELLFRGALVGGFAAGFGVSPWLLAALSSIAFAAGHGAQGGLGVVVTGLLGFALAAAFVLTESLLVVVVAHYVVNAAEFVVVEGLGWEPFG; translated from the coding sequence GTGACCCGCTGGGGCGCCTTCGCGGGGATCACGCTCGCCGTGCTCGTTCTGCTGTTACTTCTCGCCCGCGCCTCCCAGTCCGTCGTCTCGGGGCGCTCCGCGTACGTCACCCGCGAGGAGGGCCGCTGGCTCGACCGCCTGCCCGACGGCGCCGGCCACCTCGAGGCCGCGGACGCCCCGTCGCCGACCCGGAAGTCCCCGGCCGAGTCGACCCTCGAGCCGGGCCCCGACCTCTCGACGACGGCGCTGCTCGCCAACGTCGCCGCCTCCCACGGGCTCTTCGCGCTGCTGCTGCTCGGCGGCATCTGGCTCACCGAGGTCCCGGCCGCCGCGCTGGGCGTCACCGACGCCCCCTTGAGCACCGGCCCGCTGGCCGTCGCCGTCGGCCTCGCGCTCGGGGCGGCCATCTCGCTGGCGAACACGCTCGCCACCGGCCTGGCGGAGGCGCTCGGGACCGAGCCGGCCGACGAGCTCCGGGAGATGCTTTCACCGGAGACGGCGCGCGGGTGGGCCGTCCTGCTCCTCGGGGTGCTGCCCGTCATCGCGGGCTTCGAGGAGCTGCTGTTCCGGGGCGCGCTCGTCGGCGGGTTCGCCGCGGGCTTCGGCGTCTCGCCGTGGCTACTCGCGGCGCTGTCGTCGATCGCGTTCGCCGCCGGCCACGGCGCCCAGGGCGGCCTCGGCGTCGTGGTCACCGGGCTGCTGGGGTTCGCGCTCGCGGCGGCGTTCGTCCTCACGGAGAGCCTGCTCGTGGTCGTCGTCGCCCACTACGTCGTCAACGCCGCCGAGTTCGTGGTCGTCGAGGGGCTCGGGTGGGAGCCCTTCGGATAG
- a CDS encoding response regulator, protein MASDDGHDPAVGAGGGPDVPGGAPVEVTTPEELTILFVDDERQLLSIVASRLKEEMGPLEVVTASHGTDALERLDQLAVDCIVSDYKMPGMDGLELLKKCRERDPDVPFILFTSKGSEDIATEAINADVTDYLQKNMGEEQFALLANRIQNAVSEYRAKQIARDTYAHVRRIHDRVSDAYLGLDDEWRIGYVDEAAADLLTDGHESLLGERFWDVLPEAVGSPFETEFERALETGEPVDFETRYEPFDTWFEVRAFPSEDGLSVYFRDVTDLKEQAETIDRQRGRLDEVADAVDDLEAVAADLDDGFDRARESCDCDDGQLGGVDDALDKLDGVVATLERVADEE, encoded by the coding sequence ATGGCATCGGACGACGGTCACGACCCGGCGGTGGGGGCCGGCGGCGGCCCGGACGTCCCGGGCGGGGCGCCGGTCGAGGTGACCACCCCGGAGGAGCTGACGATCCTGTTCGTCGACGACGAGCGACAGCTCCTCTCCATCGTGGCCTCCCGGCTGAAGGAGGAGATGGGGCCGCTGGAGGTCGTCACGGCCAGCCACGGCACCGACGCCCTCGAGCGCCTCGACCAGCTGGCCGTCGACTGCATCGTCTCCGACTACAAGATGCCCGGGATGGACGGCCTGGAGCTGCTGAAGAAGTGCCGCGAGCGCGACCCCGACGTCCCCTTCATCCTCTTCACCTCGAAGGGGTCCGAGGACATCGCCACGGAGGCCATCAACGCCGACGTCACCGACTACCTCCAGAAGAACATGGGCGAAGAGCAGTTCGCGCTGCTGGCCAACCGCATCCAGAACGCCGTCAGCGAGTACCGGGCCAAGCAGATCGCCCGCGACACCTACGCGCACGTCCGGCGCATCCACGACCGCGTCTCGGACGCCTACCTCGGCCTGGACGACGAGTGGCGGATCGGCTACGTCGACGAGGCCGCGGCCGACCTCCTGACGGACGGCCACGAGTCGCTGCTCGGCGAGCGCTTCTGGGACGTGCTGCCCGAGGCCGTCGGCTCGCCCTTCGAGACCGAGTTCGAGCGCGCCCTCGAGACCGGCGAGCCGGTGGACTTCGAGACCCGCTACGAGCCCTTCGACACGTGGTTCGAGGTGCGGGCGTTCCCGTCCGAGGACGGCCTCTCGGTGTACTTCCGGGACGTCACCGACCTCAAGGAGCAGGCCGAGACCATCGACCGGCAGCGTGGGCGGCTGGACGAGGTCGCCGACGCGGTCGACGACCTCGAGGCCGTCGCCGCCGACCTCGACGACGGTTTCGACCGCGCCCGCGAGAGCTGCGACTGCGACGACGGCCAGCTCGGGGGGGTCGACGACGCCCTGGACAAACTCGACGGGGTCGTCGCCACCCTCGAGCGCGTCGCCGACGAGGAATAG
- a CDS encoding nicotinamide-nucleotide adenylyltransferase, with amino-acid sequence MTRGFYIGRFQPFHEGHHTMVERISEEVDELVVGIGSADQSHTVRNPFTAGERIMMITKTLVDLDLVTYAVPIEDLNRNSVWVSHVQSMSPRFEVAFSNNPLVVRLFEEAGIEVRQSPMYHREEFEGTEVRERIAEDGDWESLVPESVVEVLGEIDGVERIQQISASEGDGANADPADD; translated from the coding sequence ATGACCCGGGGGTTCTACATCGGACGGTTCCAGCCCTTCCACGAGGGCCACCACACCATGGTCGAACGGATCAGCGAGGAGGTCGACGAACTCGTGGTCGGCATCGGGAGCGCCGACCAGTCCCACACCGTCCGCAACCCCTTCACCGCGGGCGAGCGCATCATGATGATCACCAAGACGCTGGTCGACCTCGACCTGGTGACCTACGCGGTCCCCATCGAGGACCTCAACCGCAACTCCGTGTGGGTGAGCCACGTCCAGTCGATGAGTCCCCGCTTCGAGGTCGCCTTCTCGAACAACCCGCTCGTCGTCCGGCTGTTCGAGGAGGCCGGCATCGAGGTCCGGCAGTCGCCGATGTACCACCGCGAGGAGTTCGAGGGCACCGAGGTCCGAGAGCGGATCGCCGAGGACGGCGACTGGGAGTCGCTCGTCCCCGAGTCCGTCGTCGAGGTCCTCGGCGAGATCGACGGCGTCGAGCGCATCCAGCAGATCTCCGCCAGCGAGGGGGACGGCGCGAACGCCGACCCGGCGGACGACTAG
- the lonB gene encoding ATP-dependent protease LonB, which translates to MSNDNDPDEALDDERGPPNEEPERDPDGRPAPDRDGGDRDDATPDEGGRQRGDRGEHRDGDRQRGHDQRVSDEPLGEDEDLLDGSDLGSDVHVDAEVEIDEDEEDNLLGGLQIDTSEDIEVPDRLVDQVIGQDHARDIVLKAAKQRRHVMMIGSPGTGKSMLAKAMSQLLPKEELQDVLVYHNPDDGNEPKVRTVPAGKGDQIVDAHKEEARKRNQMRSFLMWIIIAVVFGYAILIAEALLLGIIAAGIIYLAFRYMSRGSDAMVPNLLVNNADQQVAPFEDATGAHAGALLGDVRHDPFQSGGMETPSHDRVEAGAIHKANKGVLFVDEINTLDIRSQQKLMTAIQEGEFSITGQSERSSGAMVQTEPVPTDFVMVAAGNLDAMENMHPALRSRIKGYGYEVYMDDTIEDTPEMRRKYARFVAQEVANDGRLPPFTDEAIEEVILEARRRAGRKGHLTLEFRNLGGLVRVAGDIARAENREYTRREDVLQAKARSRSIEQQLADDYIERRKDYELTVNQGDVVGRVNGLAVMGEDSGIVLPVMAEVTPSQGPGEVIATGQLKEMAQEAVQNVSAIIKKFSDEDISQKDVHIQFVQAGEGGVDGDSASITVAAAVISALEGVPVRQDLAMTGSLSVRGDVLPVGGVTHKIEAAAKAGLETVIIPKANEQDVMIEDEYKDQVEIVPVSHISEVLDVALAGEPEKDGLIDRLKNITGSALEQREVGRSGGSPSPQ; encoded by the coding sequence ATGAGCAACGACAACGACCCAGACGAGGCCCTCGACGACGAGCGCGGGCCCCCGAACGAGGAGCCGGAACGTGACCCCGACGGTCGGCCGGCTCCCGACCGGGACGGCGGCGATCGCGACGACGCCACTCCCGACGAGGGTGGCCGCCAGCGCGGGGACCGCGGCGAACACCGCGACGGCGACCGTCAGCGCGGCCACGACCAGCGGGTCTCCGACGAGCCGCTCGGCGAAGACGAGGACCTCCTCGACGGCTCCGACCTCGGCAGCGACGTCCACGTCGACGCCGAGGTCGAGATCGACGAAGACGAGGAGGACAACCTCCTCGGCGGGCTCCAGATCGACACCAGCGAGGACATCGAGGTGCCGGACCGCCTCGTCGACCAGGTCATCGGGCAGGACCACGCCCGGGACATCGTCCTGAAGGCGGCCAAGCAGCGCCGCCACGTCATGATGATTGGCTCGCCCGGGACGGGCAAGTCGATGCTCGCGAAGGCGATGAGCCAGCTGCTCCCCAAGGAGGAGCTCCAGGACGTCCTCGTCTACCACAACCCCGACGACGGCAACGAACCCAAAGTCAGGACCGTCCCCGCGGGGAAGGGCGACCAGATCGTCGACGCCCACAAGGAGGAGGCCCGCAAGCGCAACCAGATGCGGAGCTTCCTGATGTGGATTATCATCGCCGTCGTCTTCGGCTACGCCATCCTCATCGCCGAGGCGCTGTTGCTCGGCATCATCGCGGCGGGGATCATCTACCTCGCGTTCCGCTACATGAGCCGCGGCAGCGACGCCATGGTGCCGAACCTGCTGGTCAACAACGCCGACCAGCAGGTCGCGCCGTTCGAGGACGCCACCGGCGCCCACGCCGGCGCGCTGCTCGGCGACGTCCGCCACGACCCCTTCCAGTCCGGCGGCATGGAGACACCGAGCCACGACCGCGTCGAGGCCGGCGCCATCCACAAGGCCAACAAGGGCGTGCTGTTCGTCGACGAGATCAACACCCTGGACATCCGCAGCCAGCAGAAGCTGATGACGGCCATCCAGGAGGGCGAGTTCTCCATCACGGGCCAGTCCGAGCGCTCCTCGGGCGCGATGGTCCAGACGGAGCCCGTCCCGACCGACTTCGTGATGGTCGCGGCCGGGAACCTCGACGCCATGGAGAACATGCACCCGGCGCTGCGCTCCCGGATCAAGGGGTACGGCTACGAGGTGTACATGGACGACACCATCGAGGACACCCCCGAGATGCGCCGGAAGTACGCCCGCTTCGTCGCCCAGGAGGTCGCCAACGACGGCCGCCTGCCGCCCTTCACCGACGAGGCCATCGAGGAGGTCATCCTCGAGGCCCGCCGCCGCGCCGGCCGGAAGGGCCACCTCACCCTGGAGTTCCGGAACCTCGGCGGGCTCGTCCGGGTCGCCGGCGACATCGCCCGCGCCGAGAACCGCGAGTACACCCGGCGCGAGGACGTCCTGCAGGCGAAGGCGCGCTCCCGCTCCATCGAGCAGCAGCTCGCCGACGACTACATCGAGCGCCGGAAGGACTACGAGCTCACCGTCAACCAGGGCGACGTGGTCGGCCGCGTCAACGGCCTCGCCGTGATGGGCGAGGACTCCGGTATCGTCCTCCCCGTGATGGCCGAGGTCACGCCGTCGCAGGGGCCGGGCGAGGTCATCGCCACGGGCCAGCTGAAGGAGATGGCCCAGGAGGCCGTCCAGAACGTCTCCGCCATCATCAAGAAGTTCAGCGACGAGGACATCTCACAGAAGGACGTCCACATCCAGTTCGTCCAGGCCGGCGAGGGCGGCGTCGACGGCGACTCCGCCTCCATCACTGTCGCCGCGGCCGTCATCTCCGCCCTGGAGGGCGTCCCGGTCCGCCAGGACCTCGCGATGACCGGCTCGCTGTCCGTCCGGGGCGACGTGCTCCCGGTCGGCGGCGTCACCCACAAGATCGAGGCGGCCGCGAAGGCCGGCCTCGAGACGGTCATCATCCCGAAGGCCAACGAGCAGGACGTGATGATCGAGGACGAGTACAAGGACCAGGTCGAGATCGTCCCGGTCTCGCACATCTCCGAGGTCCTCGACGTGGCGCTGGCCGGCGAGCCCGAGAAGGACGGGCTCATCGACCGGCTCAAGAACATCACCGGCTCCGCGCTCGAACAGCGCGAGGTCGGCCGCTCCGGCGGTAGCCCCTCGCCGCAGTAG